A stretch of the Synechocystis sp. PCC 7338 genome encodes the following:
- a CDS encoding DUF1350 family protein gives MEWREISGSWVLVPPQPIAVVHFLGGAFVGTAPNVAYRWLLTELGKAGYVVVATPFLNTFDHQAIARSVLNRFEIILERLRKQGEITNGLLPVYGLGHSLGCKLHLLIGSLYEVERAGNILIAFNNYPVKQAIPFGEQLAQLQLDKFLTGVQKQLRQFNLQVDLNFEFTPSPEETNLLIAESYRVRRNLLIKFSNDDIDQTLGLRPILNQQTADLVAYCPLPGNHLTPLGQDIQWETGQEFSPLDAVGQWLKNSLSQDLRRLQKEILRWLEPARFYSHFDNSSN, from the coding sequence ATGGAATGGCGTGAAATTTCTGGCAGTTGGGTTCTGGTGCCGCCCCAACCGATCGCCGTGGTGCATTTTCTCGGGGGAGCGTTTGTGGGTACTGCCCCCAATGTGGCCTATCGTTGGCTATTAACGGAACTGGGTAAAGCTGGTTATGTGGTGGTGGCCACCCCTTTTCTCAATACCTTCGACCACCAGGCGATCGCCCGCAGTGTGCTGAATCGTTTTGAAATTATTCTAGAAAGATTGCGAAAACAGGGAGAAATTACCAATGGTTTATTGCCGGTGTACGGCTTAGGCCATAGCCTTGGTTGTAAGTTACATCTGCTCATTGGCAGTTTGTACGAGGTGGAACGGGCCGGCAATATCCTTATTGCGTTTAATAACTATCCGGTTAAACAGGCCATTCCCTTTGGGGAGCAACTAGCCCAACTGCAATTGGACAAATTTCTCACCGGGGTGCAAAAACAACTGAGACAGTTCAATCTCCAGGTGGATTTAAATTTTGAATTTACCCCCTCACCGGAGGAAACGAATCTTTTAATTGCCGAAAGCTATCGGGTGCGACGGAATTTATTAATCAAATTTTCCAACGATGACATTGATCAAACCCTGGGGCTCCGGCCGATTTTGAATCAACAAACTGCCGACCTAGTGGCCTACTGTCCCCTTCCCGGCAATCATTTGACTCCTTTAGGACAAGACATTCAATGGGAAACGGGCCAGGAATTTTCCCCCCTGGATGCGGTGGGGCAATGGTTAAAAAACTCCCTTTCCCAAGACTTAAGGCGACTGCAAAAGGAAATTCTCCGTTGGCTAGAACCCGCCCGTTTTTATAGTCATTTTGACAATTCTAGTAACTGA